Proteins encoded by one window of Microplitis mediator isolate UGA2020A chromosome 1, iyMicMedi2.1, whole genome shotgun sequence:
- the LOC130672788 gene encoding putative ankyrin repeat protein RF_1087 — protein sequence MSGYHPKFYNCKNDKPEAQLRIAVQRRDYKLAKSLSNTGAQINYPHVRPCNTILHLATMNHDVEMVQMLLDRGAYVNIPNKHGKTLLHLAVESDSERIVELLVKKGANVDTIAEDHSRPIEKAISKKKQQYFMP from the coding sequence atgtCCGGTTATCAtccgaaattttataactgcAAAAACGATAAACCAGAAGCCCAGCTTCGTATTGCTGTGCAACGAAGAGATTATAAGTTGGCAAAATCACTTTCGAACACTGGTGCTCAGATAAATTATCCTCACGTAAGACCTTGTAACACGATCCTTCATTTAGCTACGATGAATCATGATGTAGAAATGGTGCAAATGTTGCTAGACAGAGGAGCTTATGTTAACATACCAAACAAACACGGTAAAACTCTACTTCATTTAGCAGTTGAATCCGATTCTGAGCGAATAGTTGAATTACTTGTCAAAAAAGGAGCCAACGTAGACACCATTGCTGAAGATCATTCAAGGCCAATCGAAAAAGCTATTTCGAAGAAAAAACAGCAATATTTCATGCCATAA
- the LOC130668322 gene encoding putative ankyrin repeat protein RF_0381, whose protein sequence is MNDGRAALHLAAQIDNEEIVNTLLEYNSKVNVLDAEGTTPLHLAAQTKNSIIVDCLLSKDADITAVNIKGMTALHFAAKVGHLDSIKNLLKYEPNDNAIDEFSSSTLHCAAKCGYLETINCGDIQGSTALLTAISHSSSLECINELLMFGADVNYRNTKGETALHIASKMKRREVIEILLRYGADVNIKCQRNKTALFQTYEYNSPKFVGSRIYDLECVYNGCECLNNGEGFQCVPFSRDIDDYFSIVEVFKRHILKLQAVNLYVDEGNIQALEYFEELKNKRDFRGYYRDKYNIKVADSSKENIELESMKNERIGNSNITFYNFLTSNIHRLTRYVKNKNIFEVLNSNDYKLIFPIFSDIIENRFHIGIERHKLLARCDFLGDIFVDLPYNCIDVILSHLNNQELRFLTTKYKI, encoded by the coding sequence ATGAATGATGGTCGAGCAGCGCTTCATTTGGCTGCTCAAATTGATAACGAAGAAATCGTAAATACTCTTCTGGAATacaattcaaaagtaaatgTATTAGATGCAGAAGGAACTACACCATTGCATTTAGCTgcacaaacaaaaaattcaattattgttGACTGTCTTCTTAGTAAAGATGCAGATATTACAGCTGTGAATATAAAAGGCATGACGGCATTACATTTTGCCGCTAAAGTAGGACATTTAGACAGTATTAAAAATCTCTTGAAATATGAGCCTAATGACAATGCTATTGATGAATTCAGCTCGTCAACTTTGCATTGTGCAGCTAAATGTGGATACTTAGAAACTATTAATTGTGGTGATATTCAAGGATCGACTGCTCTTCTCACAGCTATTTCGCATTCATCATCTCTAGAGTGTATTAATGAATTACTTATGTTTGGTGCGGATGTTAATTATAGAAATACCAAAGGAGAAACAGCTCTCCACATTGCTTCAAAAATGAAACGACGTGaagttattgaaattttattaagatatgGCGCAGATGTAAACATTAAATGTCAACGAAATAAAACCGCTTTATTTCAAACATATGAGTATAATAGTCCAAAATTTGTCGGTTCACGAATTTATGATCTTGAGTGTGTCTATAATGGCTGTGAGTGTTTAAATAACGGAGAGGGATTTCAATGTGTTCCCTTTTCTCGTGATATCGATGATTACTTTTCAATTGTCGAAGTTTTCAAACGTCATATTCTAAAGCTACAAGCTGTCAATCTTTATGTAGATGAGGGTAACATACAAGCTCTTGAATATTTTGaggagttgaaaaataaaagggACTTTAGAGGATATTATCGTgacaaatataatataaaagttgCTGATAGTAGTAAAGAAAATATAGAATTAGAGTCtatgaaaaatgaaagaatTGGCAACAGTAACATAACATTCTATAACTTTTTGACAAGCAATATTCATCGATTAACTAGATATgtcaagaataaaaatatttttgaagtcttaaattcaaatgattataaattgatatttccTATTTTTTCTGATATCATTGAGAATCGCTTCCATATTGGAATAGAAAGACACAAATTGTTAGCACGCTGTGATTTTCTTGGTGATATTTTTGTAGACTTACCCTATAATTGCATTGATGTAATTCTAAGTCATCTCAACAATCAAGAGCTTAGATTCTTAACGACTaagtacaaaatttaa
- the LOC130678306 gene encoding ribonucleoside-diphosphate reductase large subunit-like: protein MSLKGTGKLHVIKRDGREEKVHYDKISARVKKLCYGLDMDYIDPPAITYKVMHGIYPGVTTVELDNLAAETAATMTTQHADYAILAARIAVSNLHKETKKNFSEVINDLYNALNPVTNEKISLISKYHYDIIQKHARALDSAIIYDRDYNYNYFGFKTLERSYLLKINGKIVERPQHMLMRVAVGVHEEDIDRIIETYNYMSQKYFTHASPTLFSACTLRQQMSSCFLLTMIEDSIPGIYETMKRCALISKTAGGIGLSAHNIRAAGTRIKSNNGVSNGLIPILRVFNNTARYVDQGGNKRPGAFAIYLEPWHADIFEFLDLKKNTGKDEHRARELFYALWIPDLFMTRSKDDGVWSLMCPNLSPGLENCWGKDFEELYTKYEKEGRYVRQVPARELWTAILKSQVETGTPYMVYKDHCNRKSNQQNLGTIKSSNLCTEIVQYTSPEEVAVCNLASIAVNMFVNTETNTYDFEKLKLVTKIVTRNLDKVIDVNYYPVPEAAKSNFKHRPMGIGVQGLADAFLLLRFPFESEKAQKLNIQIFETLYYGALEASCELAKEKGVYESYPGSPVSKGILQYDMWNVTPTDLWDWTELKKKIAEHGVRNSLLIAPMPTASTAQILGNNESTEPYTTNVYARRVLSGEFQIVNPHLLKDLSERDLWDEDMKNEIIANNGSVQNIKSFPDELKPLYKTVWEISQKTILKMAADRGPFIDQSQSLNVHIAQPSVGVLTSMHFYGWSIGLKTGMYYLRTKPAANAIQFTVDKSKLPTWKEEKLVNGVSKNISSDTNVLSCSRGNDSCTSCSG, encoded by the exons ATGAGCCTCAAAGGTACAGGAAAGCTGCATGTCATCAAACGTG ATGGACGTGAGGAAAAAGTTCATTATGACAAAATTTCCGCTCGAGTGAAAAAACTTTGTTATGGGTTAGATATGGATTATATCGATCCACCGGCAATAACATATAAAGTCATGCACGGAATATACCCTGGCGTGACGACCGTCGAGCTGGATAATTTAGCAGCAGAGACAGCAGCAACTATGACTACTCAGCATGCTGATTATGCCATTTTAGCTGCGAGAATAGCTGTCTCTAATCTCCACAAAGAAACAAAGAAAAACTTCAGCGAGGTTATTAATGATCTATACAACGCCCTCAATCCTGTAACGAACGAAAAAATATCGTTGATCAGTAAATATCATTACGATATAATCCAGAAACATGCTCGGGCATTAGACTCTGCGATAATCTATGACAGAgattacaattacaattattttggGTTTAAAACTCTGGAAAGAAGTTATTTGCTAAAAATAAACGGGAAAATAGTGGAGAGACCACAGCATATGTTGATGCGAGTGGCTGTTGGAGTTCATGAGGAAGATATTGATCGCATAATTGAAACTTACAACTATATGTCTCAGAAATATTTCACTCATGCATCACCGACACTTTTTTCTGCATGTACCCTGAGACAACAAATGTCAAGTTGTTTTTTGCTTACGATGATTGAAGACAGTATACCGGGAATTTATGAAACAATGAAAAGATGCGCGTTAATCAGTAAAACTGCTGGTGGTATTGGTCTGAGTGCTCACAATATTCGAGCTGCAGGAACTAGGATTAAAAGTAACAATGGAGTTTCGAACGGTCTCATTCCTATTCTTCGAGTTTTCAATAACACAGCGCGATATGTCGACCAAGGCGGTAACAAGAGACCTGGAGCATTTGCTATTTATTTGGAACCCTGGCACGCGgatatatttgaatttctggacctaaaaaaaaataccggcAAAGATGAGCATCGCGCTCGTGAGTTATTCTACGCATTGTGGATCCCAGATTTATTTATGACCCGCTCAAAAGATGATGGAGTATGGAGCTTAATGTGCCCTAATTTATCTCCTGGACTTGAAAACTGTTGGGGTAAAGATTTTGAAGAACTTTATActaaatatgaaaaagaagGTCGCTATGTACGTCAAGTTCCTGCTCGTGAATTGTGGACTGCTATCTTGAAATCTCAAGTTGAAACTGGTACTCCTTATATGGTGTATAAAGACCACTGTAACCGTAAATCaaatcaacaaaatttagGCACCATAAAAAGTAGTAACCTTTGCACTGAGATAGTTCAGTATACAAGCCCTGAAGAGGTGGCTGTGTGTAATTTAGCTTCAATTGCAGTCAACATGTTTGTTAATACCGAAACTAATACTTATGATTTCGAAAAACTTAAATTGGTAACAAAAATTGTAACAAGAAACTTAGATAAAGTTATTGATGTTAATTATTATCCAGTTCCTGAAGCTGCTAAGTCGAATTTCAAACACCGGCCTATGGGTATTGGTGTTCAAGGTCTAGCGGATGCTTTTCTATTGCTACGGTTTCCATTTGAAAGTGAAAAAGCCCAGAAActgaatattcaaattttcgaaacGTTGTACTATGGTGCATTAGAAGCGAGTTGTGAATTAGCTAAAGAGAAGGGAGTCTATGAAAGTTATCCTGGTTCGCCTGTCAGCAAAGGTATTCTTCAATATGACATGTGGAATGTCACACCAACTGATCTTTGGGATTGGACTGAGCTGAAGAAGAAAATCGCAGAACATGGTGTAAGAAATTCGCTCCTCATAGCGCCCATGCCGACAGCTTCAACAGCACAAATTTTAGGAAACAATGAGTCTACAGAACCGTACACCACAAATGTTTATGCACGAAGAGTATTATCTGGTGAGTTCCAGATTGTGAATCCTCACTTGTTAAAGGATTTAAGTGAACGTGACCTCTGGGATGAAGATATGAAAAACGAAATTATCGCAAATAATGGATCAGTACAAAATATCAAGAGCTTTCCAGATGAACTGAAACCTTTATATAAAACTGTTTGGGAAATCTCTCAAAAAACTATTCTGAAAATGGCAGCAGATCGAGGTCCTTTCATCGACCAATCGCAATCACTTAATGTTCATATTGCTCAGCCGTCggttggagtattaacttctATGCACTTTTACGGATGGAGTATTGGTTTGAAAACAGGAATGTATTACTTGAGAACTAAGCCAGCTGCTAACGCTATTCAATTTACCGTcgataaaagtaaattaccaACATGGAAGGAAGAAAAACTTGTAAATGGCGTTAGCAAAAATATAAGTAGTGACACTAATGTATTGTCTTGTTCTCGAGGGAACGATTCATGTACTAGCTGTAGCGGATAA